A portion of the Misgurnus anguillicaudatus chromosome 16, ASM2758022v2, whole genome shotgun sequence genome contains these proteins:
- the LOC129422586 gene encoding transmembrane emp24 domain-containing protein 11, translating into MNWVTAMNARLVGLLLTYFFILAPAMYFDLGEQEEKCIIEEIPDDTLVTGSFLLEYWDENKGKNQHLGLTLSVRDPQHEVILLKRFSRYGKFSFTSHAPGQHFLCMRSNSTRFSVFAGDRLKVHLDVRMGEHTLDPNAAKAKDTMTAMEDNLQHLIDQMRYISRQQDFQREREETFRQMSEGTNGNVLWWAIIQTSILLSVGFWQMKSLKDFLIEKKLV; encoded by the exons ATGAACTGGGTAACTGCAATGAACGCGAGGCTCGTAGGACTGCTgctaacttatttttttattttggctcCGGCGATGTATTTTGATTTAGGAGAGCAGGAGGAGAAGTGTATTATTGAAGAGATTCCAGATGACACACTTGTGACAG GCTCATTTCTATTAGAGTATTGGGATGAAAACAAGGGCAAAAACCAACATCTTGGTTTGACTCTGAGTGTGAGAGACCCACAGCATGAG GTAATCTTGTTAAAGCGCTTCTCGAGGTATGGAAAATTCAGCTTTACCTCCCATGCTCCAGGACAGCATTTCTTATGCATGCGGTCAAACTCCACCAGGTTTTCTGTGTTTGCTGGTGACCGTCTG AAAGTCCATTTAGATGTCCGGATGGGTGAGCATACCCTCGATCCAAATGCTGCCAAAGCAAAAGACACAATGACTGCAATGGAGGATAACCTGCAACATCTCATTGACCAGATGCGGTACATTAGCAGACAGCAAGATTTCCAGAGG GAACGTGAGGAGACGTTTCGCCAAATGAGCGAAGGAACGAATGGAAACGTTTTGTGGTGGGCCATTATTCAGACATCAATACTTCTCTCTGTTGGATTCTGGCAAATGAAAAGCCTCAAAGACTTTCTCATTGAAAAGAAGTTAGTTTAG